Sequence from the Salvelinus alpinus chromosome 35, SLU_Salpinus.1, whole genome shotgun sequence genome:
GTATGTGCATccttgtttgtgtgtttgcatcTCCTATGAAACTGGTTCACCATTCAAATTCAGTCAGGTCTTTGAGGAAGGCGGCAACTGCATCGGCCTTCCTTTGCACAACTCTTCCAGTCCTGCGGCTCACCCCGGCTTCTGAATCAAGGTACGAAGAGCATTTGGTTCCTTCATTTGGGTTTATCCCTACTAGAAACCTAAACAGTCAACATGGAAGCGTTAGTCAATCCAGGCAATCAGGCATTGCTTTCACAACTCTTTCAATTCGGGTTGCAAAGCTACGGGTAATTTAGAAATCTAAcggaatcttcagtaattttggtaattaagaGAAAATGTATGGCAATCTAttgtaactttggtaatttatacttgaataaaaatatatgtattcatatatagtattcatttttttttttttttttatatctgtgtccatattgtccatgagtttctagtagatatggttcaagagaaaatagcctaattcatgaaaaaagcatctaatcaacgttggcattattttcaattaactctgcaaaTCTTCCAACGATTTACTTTtttacaactgccaccagtttgacgcCAAAACATTGACAAGAAATACATACAGGGCGgacggtagcctagtggttagagcgttggactagtaatcgaaagattgtaagatcgaatccccgagctgacaaggtaaaaatctgtcgttctgcccctgaacaaggcagttaacccactgttcctaggccgtcattgagaataagaatttgttcttaactaacttgcctagttaaataaaggttaaaaaaataacacattttaaaaaagaatgacatagtaaaataaataagtgTGTAAAAAATATATGAAGGATacttcatgctgaaaccctcatatgaaacaccaatggtattcactaagttgatggtttatatttaggatgttttacagctttgtttTTCTATTTTAAAATATTCTTCTTTAATTATTTCATATATTTACATgcgataaggccacacagagggccagagataattacagacacctgtgataatctgaggTACCCAAAAGGGCCACCATATgtattgtaatagattacataaaatccttgaaagataccaaaaaTCTGGCAGTTTACTGGTAAACAAATGTTTCCAgaaatataccctccctttgcaacacTAGGTAAGAGTCTCAACACTGAGATGCGCAAAGACGAAATGTAATTTAACTGCAAGGCATGCAAGACAAATGTAAGTGCTGGATGAATAAATGTTCAATACTTGCCTCTGAATAAGCTCCAGTGTTGCTGAGGCTGTCTCCTGGTACTCTGTATTGAACACGTAGAAACAGCCGAAGAGCACAGAGAGGGCAGCAGCAAAGTCGGACTGATTTTCCAAAACACAGACCACTCTCCCCTCGATCGACACCATCCATTTAGATGAAGCCAGCAGGGAACTCCCTGAAGTATACAGTAATAATGATTGTGTTAAACAAGATACTTTTTTAATATAGGCCTACACAATATATTTCTGTTCCACCACAATTAAATATTACAGTATTTAGGCTAGAATTCATCTTATTGTTCTATTCTTCTGTGCAGCGTTAACATTATGTAGTTAAGTACCAGTACGTATTTCTGGTGGTTAATATAGCCAAACCGTGGACATAATCTGATTTATGAATATGATCATCTCCAGTCCATACACAAAATGTTGTCATTACCAAGCATGATAAGTCTTGGAGTGGCCGGCAAATGCAACTGAGCCTCTACATCCATCTGGGTGTCATTCACCTACATTAAACACAAAAAGAACAATGTTGTTGAATCCTGATATGATCAATCATGTGTGTAAAAGCACAGTATAATGTATATAGTcccagtataaaacaatcagattACGTGTTTTATTTGAataaaatcacacacacaataACTTACATCAgccaagaggaagagagagtcctctttctctctgaagTGGGACAGCACCAGAAGAATGGCAGCACAGGCTGTGAGGTTTCCACTGACGTCACCTTCAATGTCATTGAGGAGACTTTGGATGCCTCTCCTCCAGTTGGGTTTCTGACTTCGGAAGAAATTGACAATGGTCTTTCCTTTGCTCCGGAGAGCATCACTGAGGCAGCGGTCGATCTCAACTCCAGTGAGCATGTGGAAGTGGGCGCAGAGCCATCTCTTGGCAAAAAGAAAAGGCCATTGTTCCTTGACGTCACCAATGCTTGGGGCTGGCCATGCATTTATCATGTGGCGTTGGTTAATGTACGTAAGCCTCATGAATTCATCCACGTCTCCCCTGTCCACACCACTGGGGCTTGCACTGTTGAAAATGGTGGCCATAATCTGTCTCTTATTTTCCAGGGAGTCAGGAGTCTCTCCTTCCGGAAGGTCCTGTGGGTGCCAGTTGATGCACCCATAACTGTCCACTTTTGTTCTTGCTGTTTTGACTTGTCTGTTGCTGTTTTCCCCTTTTTTGTTCGTCTTGGGTCTGCGTATTCGATTTTCAGTGTTCCGGTTCACATGCTCCACTCTGGTCTTTATTTGGGTGAGCAAGGAGGAGTACCTTCTGCTAAGCAGTTCCCCTTCTTTTGACAGGTCTGCAAAGCTCTCTGGATATTCTgaaactatagctttggcaatTTCTGAACATACTTTCTTGTTGGGGTTGAGGCAGTGTACACGCATTGCATCAACGGTGATCCTCACCATCAGCCGCCTATCTGCCGCCTCGACTCTTCGTCCCTCTGCAATGGCTCGCCTGAGGCTTTCAGGCGTCTGCTGCCAAGGGACATGAAAGTTGCTGATCcaatcctcatcatcatcatcatcctccctAAAAAGCAATACCAATTGCATGGGATAAATTGATGGTTGCTTGTGTGGCAAGTGTTCACAGTGCTATACAAAGCCAAAATGTTATTATATGTTTATTTTTGCCTGAGCCAAGAGGATTTGGTACATCCAATGAATCCTGGTAGAGAATTATTGACAATGATGATGGGAGGCTCTTGTAAAAGTCCATTTTCTTTCAAATTTGACCATTTGTCATGTCCTCATTAGCAACAAGGTGGATCATTTTGTACTGGTCTTTCGCTGTTGACAGTCCAAGAATAGGTGTCAGAGTCTCTTTGATAGGGATCTACTGACAGAAGCGTATCCTGGCTGTCGCATCGGAACCAAGACATCTGAGCTGAATTGGCTCAACATAGCGTCCGGTTAGACCATACACCTTTTCCATTTATACTGTACGCAGATCTTTCGTGACAATCAATGCTTCTTAAAATATCTATTAAAATTTgtaggttgtacaatgtaacagcaatatttagacttagggatgccacccgttagataaaatacggaacggttccgtatttcactgatagaataaacgttttgttttcgaaattatagtttccggattcgaccattttaatgaccaacggctcgtatttctgtgtgatattatgttataattaagtctatgatttgatagagctgtctgactgagcgatggtaggcaccagcatgctcgtaagcattcattcaaacagcactttcgtgcgtttgccagcatctcttcgcaatgcttcaagcattgcgctgtttatgacttcaagcctatcaactcccgagattaggctggtgtaaccgatgtgaaatggctagctagttagtggggtgcgcgctaatagcgtttcaaacgtcactcgctctgagacttggagtagttgttccccatgctctgcatgggtaacgctgctttggggtggctgttgtcgatgtgttcctggttcgagcccaggtaggagcgaggagaggcacagaagctatactgttacactggcaatactaaagtgcctataagaacatgcAATAGTctaaggtatatgaaatacaaatcgtatagagagaaatagtcctataattcctataataactacaacctaaaacttcttacctgggaatattgaagactcatgttaaaaggaaccaccagctttcatatgttctcatgttcggagcaaggaacttaaacgttagctttcttacatggcacatactgcacttttactttcttctccaacactttgtttttgcattacttAAAACAAATtgtacatgtttcattatttatttgaggctaaattgattgtattgatgtattatattaagttaaaataagtgttcattcagtattgttgtaattgtcattattacaaataaatacattttcaaaaatcagccgattaatcggtatcgccttttattggaggaccaaaatcggtatcggtgttgaaaaatcataatcggtcgacctctaacttagactaaataatgttaaacaaggttggaatgtgaatcaatgacatggggtatcagtctactcggtgacacccacagaacacaaatGTGAAGATTTTACGCAAATATTAGCATTGTAGCTCTTATCGctggactgtgactgtgtgaaaacACCTCCCCAGTCAACccattgtgtgtattgacattcatattgcactgtacagcttaaCCTAAGGATTGGAGATCAATGAAATgcggtatcagtctactcaatacccaagatatttttttacaacatcctcctcagagttatcagactcaAACATCCATGTagtattgtttttcctcaggAATAGTGTTAACAtagattgacaataaatgtggctcaattcacagttCTTTCAGAGTACCGCAATAAGAACTACGACGCTAacgttctctgggtgtcactgagtagactgataccccatgtcattgatccacaatccataggtaaggctgtacagtgaaataagtatgcccccaatgcaattctaaagtttaataagtgtgatttcaacagatttgtcaaattaacaaattattgtcttctgttgattttatataacaacattccaacctcgtttcgcattatctattcaattatggcataattatACTATTTGTAataatttgcatcactgtcaattatacttttattttgaaggctaaccgcaaagtagactattgtggctaatccttattgtggctagcttcacatagatgggtctgaccaccattaatcagaactgtcttataaattagggttatttcagatgatgacacctagctatatagttagctagctaactactgaGTATAGCTACTGaaacgttttgctatgtttttggggaagaacattgtttgcatccatgagctagctagcttttatgaccagcactgtaggtgcgctagacaactttaccagcatcatagcatacgtatcgatgaatcgttgtgacatatgaaatacgagtgatagtataatcaatgtataataactatgtaaaacatgtatgaacgcgttaaattattatgtgacgtgcagtcatgttcaggtcctgattggtcaacaagttTATTTGACacttcaaatagtgttatttaacACGCAAAGACCCACACGGTGTTTCATAGTATccgaaatcctggttgagaaagACACGACTGAACAAATAAACAActaaacagcacagcaagtaagtgaaataaataggttttgatgttttactggtaatggggacctGCGTAAattccaacaaaataactttttggtcagtgtggtgtgtgtgtgtgtaacctttaactaggcaagtcagttaagaacaaattcttatttacaatgacggcctaccccggaagacgctgggccaattgtgcgccgccctatggactcccaatcacggccggatgtaatACAGGCTGGATTCGAACCaaagactgtagtgacgcctcttgcactgagatgcagtgccttagaccgctgtgtccatgtgtgtgtgtgtgatctatttaactgtactagaatgcttaaaaggccgcaaaaAAATTTAATATTGGTATTGGGgcttttttggcaaggaaaatatcggaatCGGACAAAAATGTCATATTGGTGCATCACTAATTGTAATGTAATCTACTGTGTTACACTGCAAAACACACTGAAGGTATTTTACTGTGGATTTGTGACAGTCTTTCACAGCactgataaataaaaaataattgacAACCCAGAACCCAGGCCTGTCAAAGCAGGCCTGGGTTCTGGACAGCCAGACTGTGTGGATGAAAGGTCATACCTGCATTTTGCCCTCTCCTTGTAGGCCCGCAACTTCTCAGGGTCGGCACGGATTCTCTCTCTGTATTGCCGCTGTGTCTCTGCGCTTGACAGCCTCCCTGATGTCAAGAGACAATAGAACCGTATTGTTATTGGCATGATCCTCTTAAACCTGAATTTAACTTGGATTTTACCATGAACCTCATAGCATAATCCATAAGACCGCTTACAACTTTACAATCCCCTCACCACTCCACTATAAAAAaatcaacaacaaacaaaaaaggaCAGAGACAAGACACACAAGCATACTTTTCACACGCTCTGTCGATGTCTCCTCAGACAGTTCTGAACGTCTATCGCCTGGACTCTGGCTACCAGCAACAGAAGACGTTCCATCAGACTCTTTCCCCAAGACGTGCATCGGGCCTAAGCCCTCCTGTTGTTCCGCAATGCTCTCCTCACTCATCTCCCATTTGATGTAGAAGGACCCAGTGTCAGCAGGCTCCTCTTTTATCACTGGGCTGGTGACTGGACTGGCTGATGGGGACTGGCCTCTGGTTCTCTCTGCTGAAAGCCCAGGAGACCCTGCATTGAGACCTGGGAttgaaaaaatacattttatctaAAGCTGGGGTTGGTCTCAAACTGGCCAGGTTTGAGCATAGACATGTTCAAGTAGCCTTTACCAGCAGATCAGTTACCATGAACAAGAAGATGTCTCATCATAGGCATTGCAATGCTAAATAGGGCAGTAACTAGTACACAATGATAATCTGCAGAACATATACTGAGGCTAGTAGGGTAGTTAGCTACATGACCACATGAGAAAACATTTTATGTCATGTACCAGATTTTTCCCACTATTGGCAATGGCATAACTTTAGCATATGGGGAATATCAACTATGAATGCATTCATCATGATATCATAGTGTCTATAATGATGTACACACTGACATTTATGCACCGGTGACCTGAGTGGGAATGTGCAGTATTATGAACTACTGATAACCAAGCAATTAGGACAGAGCTACTCACTGGGGAAATCCATTCTCCAATCATTTTCGCTTGCCACCTCGTTCTCATTGCACATTGGTTTTCCAAAATCTCTTCCTGGTGAAAGTGCAGAAAATTCAAAGGATAGGCCTACTCGAAATGCTGTTAATTCGTCTTCAGCTTTTTTAAGCTTACATTTAAGCGTTTCATTTTCTTTGTCCCTTTCGGCCACCTTCCTTTCATATTCTAGTATTTTGGTACTGTTCATATTGTAAATAACATCCATGACAGTATTTACCGCTGTTCTGATAGCATTTTCCACTGCACGAGCGTTTTCTTCGTTTTGTAAACAGGAATTCATTGCTCTACTAGGGAGATAATAAAAATTCACCGACACAGCCTAACGTTACCTAGTTTGCTAAATTGGCCAAGTCACAGAGTGAAGCAGCAATACCAAAGATActtataactagctagctaacccttTTGTCTGTGGCACTGTAACGTTAACGTCACTAGCTAGCTCAGCTGGCTAAACAGCAGCAAACAACTTTACCGATGTGTGCGTCAGTTTGTAACACTCCAGTGACAATATTATCGAAGAGAGAAAGCGAACAAAAGTGTGGTATTTCAAAGGCACTTTCATAAAATCTTCGGAAAAAAAGAATTTGACATGTTTTAGAGAGCAACTGTATTGCAGCTAGATGTTTACCTCGCAGTTCACTTCCGCCGCGTTGAACGCGCGCGTCACGTGTCAAATGTGTTTGTGGTGGCTCAATCACAGCACCATCTATTGGTAAATCGGTGAATAATCAAATAGCAATAGGTGTACAATGTGAACTAATTTATTGACATTTCTAAAAAAAATCATAAACATACAACATTAACAGCCCCAACCAATTCATTGAATAACTGGATTGTTAGAATATGATACAGAACTCATTCCCTCAACAAAGGAGATATCAACAATTATGATCCCCAAATCCCCATCTTTGTTCAGTAGCCTAAACTCATCTGTGCAGGCCTAATCCCCCCCACCGAATTCCACCCTACTGCCTGCCCCTGCAGTGTCCCCTAGTCCAACCAGGTGTCTCTGTGTTCTGGGAGAGGTGGCAGGGCTGTGTGAGGTTCGTCTGGAGGGAGGACATTTTGCGGGCACGACAGCGTCTGGATGCTTCTCTCCAGGCCTCTCTCTTCAATCTGCGGGTCTCTTCAGGTAAATCTGATATCGACACCTTCCTCTGCTGATTCCTGAAAAAAAGGAGTGAGTATGAACACAGATATTATAACAAATACACATGATCACAACGTTAAACATATTGCATGCTCTGTTTTCAAATGTCTATGAAATGAACGTCTCCATGCAGGACAATGGAATTAAGATGAATTCTATTCACGGTAATGTCAATATTCTCATCAAGACTATTGAAGGTAGACACCCAGACTGTGGTAGTGAAAGGTACTGTAACCTATTTACCTGCGTCGTTCCTTCTCCTTGTAGGCCCGGAACTTCTCAGGGTCAGCACGGACTCGCTCTCTGAACCTCCGCTGTGTCTCTGCACTTGACAGCCTCCCTGAGACAATAGAACCATATTGTCGTTAGCATGATCCTTTTAAACctgaaaaaaaacaacaacaaaaaaacatttcacatGCATACTTTTCAGATGCCTGGTTGGTCTCTCCCCATACTCATGTCCACTCTGGCTACCAGCAACAGGGTGAGTTCCGTCTCTTTGCATGGTTGGAGTTCCACCCCTCTGCTGGGCTTCATACTCTTTTCCCAGGACGTGTGTCGGGCCTAGGCCCTCCCGTTGCTCCCCAATGCCCTCCTCACTCATCTCCCATTTAATGTAGAATGTCTCAATGTCAGAGGGCTCCTCTTTTATCACTGGTCTGGTGACTGGACTGGGTGATGGGGACTGGCCTCTGGTTCGCTCTGCTAAAAGCCCAGACTCTTCTGCAGAATGGGAGGAAGGGTTCTGGTGATGGGACATATAAATAGTTGATGCCCCAGTGGGAAGAGCTGTGTCTTTGCACTGGGAAAAAACCTGTGGAGGAGTCCTTCCACCAAGACCTGTGATCAAAACAAAGATATTTGGACAAAAGCAGGGGTTGGTAAGTGTATGTCAAAGAGTTAAAAATTGGGATAAAATCAATCGGGACAATACTCACTGGGGAAATCTATTCTCCAATCAGCTCTGCTTGACACCTCGTTTTCATTGCAAATTGGTTTCCCTCTTTGCATTTCTGGTGAAAGTGCATAAGTGCTTGACCTGACTTGATGACATTCATTTCCAGAAAATTCAAAGGAGCCTCGCAATGCTGTGATCTCTCGTTCTGCTGTTTTAACTTTGCGTTTCAGCGTTTCGTT
This genomic interval carries:
- the LOC139564138 gene encoding uncharacterized protein — encoded protein: MNSCLQNEENARAVENAIRTAVNTVMDVIYNMNSTKILEYERKVAERDKENETLKCKLKKAEDELTAFRVGLSFEFSALSPGRDFGKPMCNENEVASENDWRMDFPSLNAGSPGLSAERTRGQSPSASPVTSPVIKEEPADTGSFYIKWEMSEESIAEQQEGLGPMHVLGKESDGTSSVAGSQSPGDRRSELSEETSTERVKRRLSSAETQRQYRERIRADPEKLRAYKERAKCREDDDDDEDWISNFHVPWQQTPESLRRAIAEGRRVEAADRRLMVRITVDAMRVHCLNPNKKVCSEIAKAIVSEYPESFADLSKEGELLSRRYSSLLTQIKTRVEHVNRNTENRIRRPKTNKKGENSNRQVKTARTKVDSYGCINWHPQDLPEGETPDSLENKRQIMATIFNSASPSGVDRGDVDEFMRLTYINQRHMINAWPAPSIGDVKEQWPFLFAKRWLCAHFHMLTGVEIDRCLSDALRSKGKTIVNFFRSQKPNWRRGIQSLLNDIEGDVSGNLTACAAILLVLSHFREKEDSLFLLADVNDTQMDVEAQLHLPATPRLIMLGSSLLASSKWMVSIEGRVVCVLENQSDFAAALSVLFGCFYVFNTEYQETASATLELIQRFLVGINPNEGTKCSSYLDSEAGVSRRTGRVVQRKADAVAAFLKDLTEFEW
- the LOC139564139 gene encoding uncharacterized protein; the protein is MNYFHSRATFSFLQNEDDTRAVEHAVRTAIHNVLSVISSINSTKIQEYQSKLAEKDKENETLKRKVKTAEREITALRGSFEFSGNECHQVRSSTYALSPEMQRGKPICNENEVSSRADWRIDFPSLGGRTPPQVFSQCKDTALPTGASTIYMSHHQNPSSHSAEESGLLAERTRGQSPSPSPVTRPVIKEEPSDIETFYIKWEMSEEGIGEQREGLGPTHVLGKEYEAQQRGGTPTMQRDGTHPVAGSQSGHEYGERPTRHLKRRLSSAETQRRFRERVRADPEKFRAYKEKERRRNQQRKVSISDLPEETRRLKREAWREASRRCRARKMSSLQTNLTQPCHLSQNTETPGWTRGHCRGRQ